In Theobroma cacao cultivar B97-61/B2 chromosome 7, Criollo_cocoa_genome_V2, whole genome shotgun sequence, the genomic window TTTCAGTTGATGAATTGGTAAGATCTTTTTGCTTGGCAAATTGTGCTATTGTGATGAAATGTGTGGCTAGGCACTATACTCTTTTCTTATACCATGCCTGTGAATGGAACAATTTCCTTTTCTATCAAACATATAGCTGGAAGTTGCTGGCAGATTGAGACCCCTAAGATGGTAGCTTCCAAATtaccaaaatcatttttaggCTAAGGAATTAATTATCCTTTGTTATCCATATGCAAAATATCTCAAAGTAAGACACTTTCAAGTTTTCTGAGTGGAGAATGGTTAGGCCCCTTGTCTGGGAGGTTTCTTGGGAAGTCAACATCATgtattttcttacttatttaGCATGTGTTTCCTTTTTGTGGCTAGTGCTAGAAGTTTCCATAGTGTTTGATTTGGACTACCTGAGATGTGTGCGTGGGACATAGATTTGTTGCCCTTTAGGAGTCTTGTCCCGACAGAAGAAACCTCCTGCTTTGGCAAAGAGACTTTTTTTCTGATTTGGTTGATGACAAGAATTTGATTTTGTGCTTTGATTAGTGACCGAAATATAAGACAAAGACAttccaaaaaatcaaaaagtgGAGCCACCCAGTTGCCCAAAAAGCAAAAAGTGATTGCTGCCCTAAAAATATCTCAGTCAGATAATTTATGTTTACAATTGCAAAGTATTATTTACGTAAACAATTTTTGGGGCACATTATCCGTTAGGTCAAAATCTAAATTATATCATTCTTCTGACAACTCAATGTCGAGAATGTAAACCTTACGAGTTATGATTGTAAGTACTGTTGAAGATCTTTAGAATTTCGGTTTAAGCTTATACATAAGCCTGAAATTCCCCATAGAACTGagaaattaaacaataaaattgcTCTATGCTTCTTCCTCCTGTGGCAGGAAGTTCAGATTATCACTAAATTTTCTTCTAGAATGTTAGATACAATGGAGGATGAGTCCCTTCAAAGTTGAAATAATTTTGCATCTGAAAGAAGAATCTTACAACTGGAAAGAAACCGACTGATAAATGAAGGAACAAAAGGTTTCTGAGTTAAAACTCACATGGCAGGGTGTGGTGACTCACGTGAAGAGGCTTTTAAGTCAGGGTACATATTAGAAACATAATCCCATTTTGCAGGGTAAGGgtaatttcttttgttctcTTCCCTTAAAGCTACACTCATATGCTGCTAATGTTTAATATCCACAAGGcagaaaggagaagaaagaaagtaaaagTATTCAGAGTATTACCTTTATTTGTGCATAATATGGACTTCAGACAAATACTACAAAGATTCAACATCAATCTACCTCCAAAATGTTTAACAGAAGGGGACACACCTTGCCAGTTCAGCCCACTAATATTCATAATGCACGAAACATGGTGTCCACATTAGGTCTCCTACTCAACCCCACATGTTATTCTGAAATACTTGAGGGTAAATTCACATTTGTGGctttcaaagaatcaaagatTTGAATTATGTATGAAGAAAAGGAACGATTGTTCTCTATGTGTCCCTTCTGTATTTACAAGAACGATGATTTAGTCATggctaaaaaattttaaggtttttttataAGCATTTGCCAGCTCTGTACATTGagttttatgatgacaaatgAGGAGCTAAAACAACTTGCAAAACTGGGGCCTTAGAAGATATTTCAATGGTATCGCCACTTTGGATTGTAAAGAAAACATAAGAGCCATCAACATATATCGAACCCTCTTTAGAAAACCATGCAGCATCGATGGACTGGTCTGACTTGATTAATCCATGCATTAGGCCAGAAATGGCTCCTCCAGATGCAATAGGCTCTCTTACCATATATTGGAGATCTTGAGACAAAATAGGCATTGCAAATCCTCCTGCTGAGAGCATGGCAGCTGTTGATCCTGCAGCAGTTGAGACTCTGAGACCACTTGATCTGCAGTTAACTAATGGCGAACATGAATTGTCATCCCTTTTAATTCTGCCAAAatgcaaaatgacgattttaaaGCATGTAAAAGTATGCATAACTGGTTACTGACATATCCATGAAAATTCCTTACTTGAATGAGAACCGAGAAAGTGTTGCAGGACATGGGTGTGCAATCAGAATGTCATTAAGAGCATATGTAGGCAGAACTTTTGAATTTACAGATACTGATATCCTTGACAACTTAGAGGGAACTGTCTGACCCTCTAGAAAGCTGTCCAGTACCTGAAAGAAATGTCAGACATCTAAAACTACAGCAAGAGCTTTTATGTAAAAAAGAACACTATGCCCTATGTCATTTCTAATGTATGAAGAACCAAGCTAGTTAAAATAAATCGTGCTAAAATACAAGGGAACTCCAGTAGAAATACTTTGCATGGGAAAATGATAAAGCTTAAATTCAGCACAGGAATGTAAGTTAAGAACCTACCACTCTTACCTAAGGTCCCCCTTTAACTTCTTAAAATGGTAAGTTAAAAGTAAAAAGCTTATTCTCAAACTTAAATAGGCACAAGATTTTACTCCTTTTCAGAGTCAAATGATATTGGACGACAAATTTGTCACTAAAGAATTAGTTCTTTCTGTAAACTACCTCTAAACATGTCATTTCTCTGTCACCCTATATATGCATCTTTACCTGTTCAAAGTTTTTCACTGTTGCTGCACATAAGTAGCCAGTGCTTCTATTAGCATCAAACTCATTACTGAATTCTTCAACCTacacaaaagaaaatataaataatggGCATCACCAACTGAGATGTATCAATAccaagaaatgaaaaagaatttctCAATTGATAGACAGCATGCAAATTGAAAGCTTGGCCAGAAAAATGAACTAACCTCTTCAGCTTGTGTAGGATCAGAATTTACTCCAATAACTGGAACTGTGTCATCCATGAAATGGCTGGCCTGCAAAAGAGTGCCATCACCACCAACTGTAACAACCAAATCCACATTACGAATTGGTTGCGATAAATCGTTACGAAAAATGGGTTGCCAATCAACTGACTTTTGCTGTAAAATTTTCTGACATAAGTCTATGGCCTCCTTGTGCACCTTACTTCTATTATTAAGATAATGGACAACCTGTAACAtcatgaagagaaaaagtgagtgtaaataataagaaattaattccAGTGCTAGGatggaaagagagagagagaactaAATACAACAGTTATAGCAAGTAACCTCAAAACTTTCTCTTTTACTCTGTCTCAATGATCCTTAAACATAGTAGTTCATAAATGGATGAATGATGcaagtaataaataatagaatccctttttcttttggtggGGTGGGGGATGCATGCAAAGGAAATCCAAGTCTTGGAGTTTATGTAAGTCTTGGAATCCATGTGGTCAGCCATAGGAGCAAAAGATCTATCAGAAATGGTGTCAACCTAGGTGAGATACAATATGATACAGGGTGTGTTTCTGTCatgatatatatgcatatgatACAGGGTGTGTTTCTGTCATCATATATATGCATTATTATGGATGGAATATGAATGTATTATACAAgaagtaaaattatttaaattatatgttacATTATTTAtgtaagaataaaatataaataagtaCTGTAAAGTGAAGTTTGAGAGGCTGGGTGAGATCAGAAGCCTGTTATACCATCAGAAAGAAGTTCTAGAAAGAGTTGGGTATTTGAAACCACAGAGGTTTAAAAGAGAGAATAATTCGACAAATATGTCAGTGGTCCAGTGGTTTGACAGGTTAAGAAGACAAAAGGGTATGCATGTTCTATAAGTGAGGCATGAAATTTTGCTCTCAAAACTTTtgactataattatttttgggCTAAAACTTTCTGTATTTTAGATTATCATATTCAAATCCACACTTGGCCATGGATCACCTATTGATTCTCTAATTTGCAAACTGAAAGCAATTTTATCTTCTTGTGGCAACTAGTATTTGTCAACCAATTTTTTTGATAAGCTAGTATTTGTCAACCTGGTGTAACCAGTAATCATGACGAGGGCTGACAAAAAAGGGGAGGATACAAAAAAGCAGGATTTTGGGCACTTAACCTAAACTTTTCCAGCTAGAAAGATGAGATAATTTGTGGCAACCAATGGCCAAACAACTGATGCTGGGGCAGTTAATATATAGACAACAATGAGAGgttcataaaatttcaaaacctcATGGGATGGTTTCGTGAttcttgaaaattgaaatttacaAGTGGCAAAGGTGTTACATTTCCTCCCTTTTACGCTGAAAAGTTATCCAACTATTAAGGGACTAAAATCTTGGTACCTTGCAAGGACTGATAGAATCTAGATCATAAAAGAAACTTGTAACGTTACTCACCCACCATGACTAAAGGTCATCATAACCATATAAGAACGCAGGTAGAGAGCTTAAAGGAAATGATGGAGAAGATTTGAAACTGTAATTAAGTATTAAAAAAGGATTACAGATTGGACCTAATCACAATCATCCTAGAGTGTAGATGATCACATATTCATACTCTTTAACAATGGtcattgaaattcttttttaagCCCATAGACGAAATTTATATCACCTCAGCTGTTATGAAAAATCATTTCCCCGTCCCATCCACTCCTAAATTGGAAAAAGAATAGATGACAGAGAATAAAAGAAGGAAACTGTTTAGGaccaaaagataattaataaagcaCTGAGAAGTGAGAAATGGATTGCTGAAGGATAGACCAGAAACAATGCTGAGAAAGAGTAGGCTTTGAAGACAGTGCTTGAAAGTTTGGAGTACATACTCCTCTATTCCTGGTCATCCGTGAAAACCTAAAGAAAAAAGCCTAGCTCAAACTAAAGCAAGCCATTCCGTCATTGCTGACGGCATGACTAATTCTAACACAAAAGCTAGTTGTTGCGTTGAGAATGCTTGATAGGCTACCAGAATTACCTGGAAACTAAAACGACATGATAAATACTTGATAATAAATTGGCAATCATAAAGTGCACAAAGAGAAAAACCCACATTCAACAAAACTCTACAAATCTTGTGCCTACCAATGAAGTTCTCCAGGGAAAAGAAGCTTTCAtctttcaaaagaaatgaatcaAGCAATAAACACGTCTCTAATACCTTCTCATAAACATATTATTAGCAACTAAAGATTAAATAAACACTCAAGTTTAGCCATTTTCATCAACGCTAAGAAAGccaaaaaaatgagaaagaaaaccaaaaataagacAAACCCAACAACGGAAACTTCTCAAATATTGAAAACAATACGTAAAGTAAATACAATCTATTACTTtgacatttcatcaaacaccaTGATTGCTaatgttaaaataataataaaaaaaaagcgGAGGAAAGCTTGAGAGAGTGAAATGAGAGTTGAGTTTTATAATACCCGAGGATTAGTGAAGAGAGAGGCCGGGTTCGATTGGGTAGCATGGTAGACATCAAATGGCTTCAACAGCAACAGAAGTTTTCTTATTGccattgtttttctctttcttctgtGTCCAAGAAGAAAGCTTGACAACGTTGTCGAGGACTGGAAAACTGGAAATTTCAGTTGGAAAGTGGAACGACCACCACGCTTCAGAGGAGTCCATGGGCTAGACTGGACGCCTAAGCCCAAAGCCCACTCAACATAATGGCGGGCTTGAAGACCCGTTATCGGGCTggacttaaaaaaaaagttttaggttcaatattttatttatgtattttacattttggtgtagtttttaaatttcactATAATTGTATTCGAGCATTGTACAtcgataaaataatatatattgtaataattgtgtttaattttaaattaattaaaaaataatatttataaaataaataaagtactttttgttttatcttttcacTTGAATCCCTGCAACTTCTTTTTTGTTCACATCCAAGTAGTCTTTCAAATCTTTTCACATTCAAGTACCTTTCAGATTTTTACCGACTGttaaatcttttttcttatttatgtAAGCATCTTTATTCGTCAACTGCTCTTGCTAAGTCAGTACCCTTCCATAGCTTGCCATTTTTTTCTATTCATGCAAGTATCACTGACCAAATTCCTAACTGCTCTTGCTAGGCCAGTACCTTCCACAACCTGCCGCATGTCACCGAAAGGGGACCACGACGTGACCAAACTTTAAAGTAACTTTGAATTTTCCATTTGTATATGTATATTGTTATAGATAAGACgattcatataattattttatttatatctaaCTTTAAATAACAGTATACAAGTGCCCTAATCTGATTTTCTGGAATGTTTCCTCTGCTTGTGTTTGGGCATGTTCCTCAAAGTAAAGCAGAAGAAGGGATAGAGAATAAGCAAAGGACCAAAGGGTGGTATACATTAAACATTTACCAAAACTGCAAAACTAGTGCATAATGTTTGTAGTGAAAAGACAAATTCATTAGACTATTCTTGCACTCTCTAATAGCAACCGACATGGGCAACCGGCAGTAGTTAGTAGGAGGAGGTTTTCTGATTGATCATATGCTTGTTGTTTAGCCATCTGTTAAACTTTTGCGTGGCTGCTTTATACTTTTGTACAGATTTTGGTCACGGCTTGTCTCCTCCCCTGGTTTGTGGTCTGTAAGCTGCCTGGGTTGGGGTTGTATACGCCAATGTAGCTGCTTCAGGTTCTCTTCCACCTGATCAGGTTATTGGCAGTGCTACCACTACTGTGTGGTAGCTTAATTTTGTACCACCACTACACACTGGGCACTGCCAGCACAATAAGTATCTCTGCTATGCATACCTAGCGGAAGGAAAACATAGCTCAAGTATCATTGCCAAGAGCATAATAGCCTTTCCTTCCTCCTTCCTCGAGAGCTAGGAAGGACCATCCTCTTCCTTGCTATATTTTTGAAGGACTTTACCCTTGACATCCCTTTGAGGTTGGTACATCAAATTTGGCTTTATATTACAACTAATAAACTTTTTTCGATCCtctcaataaattattattattttttaagtaagGTTTTATAGGACCATCATCATCTTACTTATTATCCTATccagttcatttttttttgtcaatttttttaaatgtttcaaaattatgcccatttttcttttttaaacaCTTAATATTTTAGgtttaattttctatattctaaatttatttttcatgattttttactttactttttGACATTAACAAACAATAttctaaatttataaaaagaatttaaaattgtaATATAATCTACACTAAAAtcaatgttttttttcttaaattcctttatagcaaaacaaaaaaacgaCAAAAATAATGTGATTAAAGGAGTatcaatttgaaaaactttagGGTTGTGTCTCTTTGAGTTTGGTTCATTAAAATTGTTATTATATAATGACTAGTTAACTTTATAAgaatcaataaattatttttttagatcTCTAGAATCACATGATACACATTTTGATAATCTTTTATGCTTAAAAACTTATCCATTATCACATACTAgctaattaaatttatttttcttaataattttttaaattgtataATCATgtgataatataaaaattataataattcaCTATTCTTTTATATCTTGCACAATTACTTTAATATGAATTCGTTGGCTGGAAAGTGGACACTTCATTATTGTCAAGCACCTTTTCATTTATCAGTATcattattattacttttttttttggtaaatttgaatattttgataTGTGGTCTCTTGTAAAAATTATAGATGCATGGTTTAGTCGGGTCAAGTCGGTTTCGGGTTCAgatcataaattttattggatCCTATTCAGGTCAAGTCATTTTATTGTTTGAGTTATTTCCTTTGTCAAAtcattttggattttaaatgTTTTGTTTATTGGGTTAATTGAGTTTCAGatcttttcaaattcaatgaAGTTGAATTTAATTAGATTATTACACATatcaaatcattttaaaacataaataattatGCATCATGTTATTTCGATTCCAAATCATGTTTTGTTTATACTAGTCCTTATGCCACAATCTTGTGCGTAGACATCAATCAAAGCATGTACTGCCAATTTCTTTGTGGATTATTACAAAGGGATGAGGTCTTAAGGGTTGGTACCAGTTTTTCTTATGTTCTGGCTCGAGCTATCAGGTTTTTAAAAGATTACTGGAGAGAGCTATGTGATAATATAAGAACAGGTGAACTTAGCGATTGAATCACCGACCATGGCTGCAGAAATGCTTTGTCGCTAATCCTCAACAAACCAAATCCACAACTGGCAGATTCAATAGAAGGCGCATGTAGTAGAAAATCATGGTAAgggataattaattaaagaacTTCGGCCTAGAACAAAGTTCGTAGATGTTATCATAACGGGTTCTGTGGCCCAATGTATTCCAACGCTTGAATTCTATTGTGGTGGGCTCCCTTTAGTTTCATCATATTATGCTGCTTCTGAAGGTTACCTTGGTATCAATCTTGAACCACTGAGCAAGCCCTCTAATATCTCATACACACTCTTCTTCCTAATATGGCATTCTGAATTCATTCCTATAAAGTAAAACCATACAGAATTTGCGGATCAGCCTCAGCATTTGGAAGGCGTTTATGGTCAGGATTGCGCAGAAACGCAggacaaaaaggaagaaactgAACCTGTTGAGCTGGTGGACGTGAAGCTCGGTCAATGTTATGAAGTTGTTGTCACTACTTTTACAGGTAAGCTCTTCACTGCTCTTGTGATCATCTTGTATGTCAATTAAGCTTTGCAGCTTCCCCTTTTAGTCCCGAAGGAGCtcatggaataaaatattatgattttatttctcataattatttgaaaactTTTCACGCCTATACAGATACAAAATTGGAGACATTCTCATGGTAACTGGTTTTCACAACAATGCTCCTCAATTTCATTTTGTGTAAAGGCAAGGTGTCCTTTTAAGCATTGATGTGGAGTGAACAAGGGAAGATGGCCTGTCGAAGGTAGTGACACAGGCAAAGCTCCTGATTGAGCCACTCGGCTTCATTCTGACCGACTATACTAGCTATACATGCTGATACTTGTTCTACACCAGGGCACTACGTATTATTCTGGGAGCTTAAAATGAAAGGAAGCCATGATCCTCCGGAGATTAATCCTAAGAAAACAGAGGAATGCAGCTACACTGCGGAAGAATCACTAGATTATAAATATAGAGTTCTGAGGAAGGACAAGAGGATAGGGCCATTAGAGACAAGGGTCGTAAAACATGGAACATTTGATGCTCTAATGGACTTGTTCATAGAAAAAGGAACTTCTGTGAGCCAATACAAGACACCCCGGTGCATCAAATCTGAGGAAGCTTTGAAGATAATGGATGCTGGGGTGGTTGGAAGGTATTTTAGCCAAAAGGCTCCTTGGGAGGAAACTAAATAAACGGCATATGAGTCATGGCATATCTCTTGGTGTTTTCCCCAACTTCACTTCTAAGTGTTGTACTTGGAGTCGCTTGCTATTTTAATGAGATTCAATTACAAGTGTTGTACCGTTGTACCTGCAACGGGACATTATAGGTAATTAAGAGTTGAGATAattgatgaataaaataaatagaattttaaagtttgaACAAAAGACTTTGTATAATTATGataattgatgaatttcatattttaaaaattctataaCACAagttatatattaatatttaattgttaCCCTAATAAAGACTTGATTGCAGAAGAATGACATATATATAGCCTTCCCTTCCTCGAGAGCTAGCTAGCTAGCTAAGGACCATCTTCTTACTTTCTATATTTTCCAACAACTTTACGCTTTATTTCTCTTTGAGTTTGGTCCATCAAATTTGGCTTTCTGTTGCAACTAATTAACTTTATTCGATCatctcaatttatttatttattttttaactcaagcacttgtatatattttattgtcacgttgataaaaaaaaagaaacttatCATTGCAAAGAGCATTATCTTACTTATTACTTATTACTCTCATGGTCTCATTTCCTTTTTAGATGTTCCAAATTTatgtccatttttcttttatgaacACCtaatattcttcctttttcaatattccaaatttatttttttatattttgacaTTGATAGATGCAACatcaatttattaaaaaaatacacacTAAAACCAATGTTTTTTACTAAATTTCGTTAAAGGGATAAGATAATAATAGCAGGagtatatttttgaagaaCTTTACACTTGTGTCTCTTTTGAGTTTGGTCCAATAAATTTGCCATTGTATTGCCACTACTAACCTAATAGAACtggataaatttatttatttttttacgtATCTTTAGAATCACATGATACATATTTTGAtctttttaaatgtttaaaactTATGTTTACTGttttatatcatataaaaatacattaatttatatttagattttaaaaGTCGAAAGATTCTCACATGATTGTCTATTAAATATAACTTCATTATGACATGCTAgctaattaaatttatttattttaataattttttaagttgaatattatttaatcatcGGCGAATATATTCCTGATGCCATGGAGGGGCCTATAACAATTTCGACTGTTATCCATGGTGCCACTATGGTGGCAAcggggattttttttttaatagaagACAATTATATAAGGggattcttttgttttcaaaataatgaaatattaaATTGAATTGATAAATGTGTAAATTTTGAGTCTAATTTATATAGACATATATTTAGATTTTTGAGATTCGAATTGTTTAAGATTTCAACTCAATTTGTGTTTGTTTTATCACACAATCATTTCGAATCTCAAATTATTTTGCacctttaaaattttgagtcTAATTAATATAGACATATATTTGATGTTTCTTACAGCGCGTTTGGTTGGCTATTCCCCCTCTATTCCCATGCTATTCTGTTTCCCTTGTTTGCTTGTCAAACAAAGAGGCGGAACAGGTATTCCGGAGGAATAGAAATTCCTCAAATATGGCTTTGGGGTGGGAATGGCTAATACCCGCCCCCCTCCCCTCCGGTATTATCTATTCTGTGACCGAGGGAATAAGTTTAAATTGTAATTTGACTAAAATACCCTCAActgtttaataaaatcaccACTTTATCCctataaaaagtaatttttttttctttctcttcctccTTCCCCCATCTTCCTCAGCAGTTTCAGCCTTCCCCCAAAAGCCTATTCTCTCTCAGCCCACCGTCTTCCTCTCCTCCATCAGCCGCCCTTCCCTCGTGTTCATCTCCTCTCTCAGCCAGCCGTCCTTCCTCCGTCTTCATCTCCTCTCTCAGTTGGTCGTCTTCCTCTCTCTCAGCCGCGGGTCTTCCCCTCGCTCTCACCCGTCCGTCTTCCCCCGTCTaccccttctctctctctcagcCACTCTCTCACCCGTTTGCCTTTCCCTCTCTCTCAGCAAGTTTGCAACCGTCCTCCTCCACAGCCACTGTCGTCCTCCGCTGTTGTCATCATCAAGTTCTCTATAGTTGGCCATCAAATAAACCACGGTGATGTTGGAGTGCTTATTTGATGATGGTTGTAGCCAAATCTAGCCATTGGAGCGCTAATCTAGTCACAGGAAGCGCCAGATCTGGTGGCTCCATTGGCCAGATCGATGCTTCAACGGCTAGATATAGCCAGGGCCAACGCCAAATTAGCTCTCCAACGTtcgaagagaaaaaggaaagatgagaaaaaaatgaaaaatgaaaaaaaataaaaaaaaattatatcaattaataaattattaatttttaatgaaaatagaatttgaaagattaaaaaataatttaataataaattattgatgtttaatgaaaatgtaataaattaaaagattaagacatgaaaaatacaaatagagaaaaatgattcaaattgttaaaattaaaaatcatacaactaatttaataataaattattcaataatttaataataaattaaaaatattaataatttatgttaataatttaataataaattattgatatataatgaaaatagaatttattttttgtttttatgaaaataaattttattataaaaaatgatagttttgtcattttatcatttattctTAGATTATTTCAAAGTTATTCTCACCAatcaaacattaaaataaacCATAATAGCAATTCCTATCCTATTTTACTACATGCTGGGTTCAAAGaaatgattttcttctttttttaaaagggtTTATGAATTTGCATTTAATCTATCTAAAGacataatttacattttttttaggaaaaaattgaaggccatctttttattttcaaagatatgattttctattttatatatCCAAAGACAtaacttacttttttttttaaaaaaaatgaaaggactatctttttaatttcaaagacAAGCAtctatttaatatataaaaaaaaacatgattttctatttctactagtattttcatttttttcccaaatatttcttctccaatattttttctaacaCAAGTGTAAATGATTCATAATATGTGAAgaattgactaaaaataaacatctatacacaaatttaattgattatgatggataaaaattattatattatatttttaaataattatctatttataaaaatatgtgactaaattataattatttttaataattgagagaaaatataattatgatggaTAATTACCTTTTGAGATAAATTtgtatttaaatgataataaggataattttaattttttatgaaaataattgttaatatggttaagggtatttttgtctttttatcatctattcctttcttattccaaTCATATTTCTACCAACGAAACACTGTAATAAGTCATAATGACAATTCCTGCTCTATTCCATTCACAATaccaaacaaaataataactattatattctattctcactttattttattccaacagaataataattttattccATTCCTGACTATTTTGCGAATCAAACGTACTGTTAGTGTTTGAACAATGCTCTTTACACTCAGCCTTTTAAATCTTACAACTCTAATTACATATTGTCCTATTG contains:
- the LOC18594393 gene encoding NADH kinase, with translation MAIRKLLLLLKPFDVYHATQSNPASLFTNPRVVHYLNNRSKVHKEAIDLCQKILQQKSVDWQPIFRNDLSQPIRNVDLVVTVGGDGTLLQASHFMDDTVPVIGVNSDPTQAEEVEEFSNEFDANRSTGYLCAATVKNFEQVLDSFLEGQTVPSKLSRISVSVNSKVLPTYALNDILIAHPCPATLSRFSFKIKRDDNSCSPLVNCRSSGLRVSTAAGSTAAMLSAGGFAMPILSQDLQYMVREPIASGGAISGLMHGLIKSDQSIDAAWFSKEGSIYVDGSYVFFTIQSGDTIEISSKAPVLQVVLAPHLSS